From one Leptospira paudalimensis genomic stretch:
- a CDS encoding glutamate synthase subunit beta, translated as MGKPTGFLEFKKEYLQKIDPKERVKNYKEFEKPFPEVVAKDQGARCMDCGIPFCHGDTGCPVDNLIPEFNDFVYRGRWKEAWENLSKTNNFPEFTGRLCPAPCESACTLGIIEPPVSIKSIERTIIDRAWEEGWVIPQSPVSKSGKKVAVVGSGPAGLAAGQQLARAGHTVTIFEKNDRIGGLLRYGIPDFKMEKRHIDRRMKQMEAEGVTFKTNVNVGVDITAKQLLAEFDAVVLACGSEVPRDLPVEGRNHKGIHFAMEFLTKNNKHVAGDAIEIINAKDKHVIVIGGGDTGSDCVGTSNRHGAKSVTQIELFPEPPKDRDKSTPWPLYPKMYRTSTSHEEGVNRKWAVSTMGFKANEKGEVTAIYGSEVKEENGKFIPVPGTEFEWPADLVFLAMGFVNPVKEGLLADLQKEGLELDNRGNVKAEFGTKAGSFATSIPKVYACGDVRRGQSLIVWAISEGRKCADQVHHFLTSEVEA; from the coding sequence GTGGGTAAACCAACAGGATTTTTAGAATTTAAAAAAGAATACCTTCAAAAGATTGATCCGAAGGAAAGAGTTAAAAACTATAAAGAGTTTGAAAAACCTTTTCCTGAGGTTGTTGCCAAAGACCAAGGAGCTCGTTGTATGGACTGCGGGATTCCATTTTGCCATGGCGACACGGGTTGCCCTGTGGATAACCTCATCCCTGAATTTAATGACTTTGTGTACCGAGGTCGCTGGAAAGAAGCTTGGGAAAATCTTTCGAAAACGAATAACTTTCCTGAGTTTACGGGAAGGTTATGCCCTGCTCCATGTGAGTCAGCTTGTACCCTTGGGATCATTGAGCCACCAGTATCCATCAAGTCCATTGAACGAACCATCATTGACCGTGCTTGGGAAGAAGGATGGGTCATCCCACAATCTCCTGTTTCTAAATCGGGAAAAAAAGTAGCAGTTGTTGGATCGGGACCAGCTGGTCTTGCCGCAGGACAACAGTTAGCTCGTGCAGGTCATACAGTGACAATCTTTGAAAAAAACGATCGCATTGGTGGCCTACTCCGTTACGGAATTCCAGATTTTAAAATGGAAAAAAGACACATCGACCGCCGAATGAAACAAATGGAAGCGGAAGGTGTTACTTTCAAAACCAATGTGAATGTTGGGGTTGATATTACCGCAAAACAATTATTAGCTGAATTTGATGCGGTTGTCCTTGCTTGTGGATCTGAAGTGCCGAGAGACCTGCCTGTAGAAGGTAGAAATCACAAAGGAATCCATTTTGCAATGGAGTTTTTGACAAAAAACAACAAACACGTCGCTGGTGATGCGATTGAAATCATCAATGCAAAAGACAAACATGTGATTGTGATTGGTGGTGGTGACACAGGTTCTGACTGTGTAGGAACATCCAACAGGCATGGTGCAAAGTCCGTCACTCAAATTGAATTATTCCCTGAACCTCCAAAAGATAGAGACAAATCCACTCCTTGGCCTTTGTATCCAAAGATGTACCGAACATCCACATCTCACGAAGAAGGTGTGAATCGTAAATGGGCAGTTTCGACAATGGGATTCAAAGCCAATGAAAAAGGTGAAGTCACTGCAATTTACGGATCGGAAGTCAAAGAAGAAAACGGAAAGTTCATCCCAGTTCCTGGAACCGAATTCGAATGGCCTGCCGACCTAGTCTTTTTAGCGATGGGATTTGTGAACCCTGTGAAAGAAGGTTTACTTGCTGATTTACAAAAAGAAGGATTAGAACTTGATAATAGAGGGAATGTCAAAGCAGAATTTGGCACAAAAGCCGGATCCTTTGCAACCTCAATTCCAAAAGTGTATGCTTGCGGAGACGTAAGACGAGGACAATCCCTGATTGTATGGGCAATTTCGGAAGGAAGAAAGTGTGCAGACCAAGTGCACCATTTTTTGACTTCAGAAGTAGAAGCTTAA
- a CDS encoding LA_0442/LA_0875 N-terminal domain-containing protein, with protein sequence MKLIVKQIVKIATLLVLLSTNVSAESILLKKGGTIKGKVVEQDQYKLKIRKEDGTTVVLNKTEILKVVYKDQLTAAEEDKLRKAEEDKERIKREKEEAARLKKEQEEAARLEKENAKNNAALEAEAKRKQEEDARLAEAERKNLTRAGATWRSAVLPGWGQWKQGRKVQAIVYPSIIAIGLFFTYDKHRMYLNAKRDYNNLDNPYTTNGLIRAAFTPQTAAVSPGEAVVASQLGPFKGQRESVERHYQEMQYIGIATLLAYAWNIFDAYYFHPTGSGLSMEDTRKEKFFLHSTVDRVGYHPTAIAGDRGIEHRTQLGYEVTF encoded by the coding sequence TTGAAACTAATTGTAAAACAAATTGTAAAAATCGCAACACTTTTGGTACTCCTATCTACCAACGTCTCTGCAGAAAGCATCCTACTCAAAAAAGGAGGAACTATCAAAGGGAAAGTTGTAGAACAAGACCAATACAAGCTTAAAATCAGAAAAGAAGATGGAACCACTGTTGTTCTCAATAAAACTGAAATTTTAAAGGTCGTTTATAAAGACCAACTAACAGCTGCAGAGGAAGATAAACTCAGAAAAGCAGAAGAAGATAAAGAACGTATCAAACGAGAAAAAGAAGAAGCGGCAAGACTCAAAAAAGAGCAGGAAGAAGCAGCTCGTTTGGAAAAAGAAAACGCTAAAAACAATGCAGCTTTAGAAGCAGAAGCAAAACGTAAACAAGAAGAAGACGCAAGGCTTGCGGAGGCAGAAAGGAAAAATCTGACCCGAGCAGGAGCAACGTGGCGATCTGCTGTTCTCCCAGGATGGGGTCAGTGGAAACAAGGAAGAAAAGTGCAAGCGATTGTTTACCCTTCCATCATTGCCATTGGACTCTTTTTTACATATGACAAACACCGCATGTATCTAAATGCAAAAAGAGATTATAATAATTTAGATAATCCTTATACAACAAATGGACTCATCCGTGCTGCTTTCACACCACAAACGGCTGCTGTTTCTCCTGGAGAAGCTGTGGTTGCAAGCCAACTTGGGCCTTTTAAGGGGCAAAGGGAATCTGTAGAAAGGCACTACCAAGAAATGCAGTACATTGGGATTGCCACCTTACTTGCGTATGCTTGGAACATCTTTGATGCATATTACTTCCACCCTACAGGTTCTGGACTCAGTATGGAAGATACCAGGAAAGAAAAGTTCTTCCTCCATTCAACTGTAGACAGAGTTGGATACCACCCAACAGCAATCGCTGGTGACAGAGGTATTGAACATCGTACTCAATTAGGTTACGAAGTCACCTTCTAA
- the ccoN gene encoding cytochrome-c oxidase, cbb3-type subunit I: MATEKTQYDDFIVKGFIISALVWGVASMTFGVIIAFQLVYPQLNLELPWTSFGRLRPLHTNAAIFGFALSVIFATAYHTVQRLCRTRMWNDTLSKLHLALYNLSIVLAAITLPLGYSQSKEYAELEWPIDLLIVVWYVIFFANYLMTVLKRKEEQMYVAIWFYIASFVTVPLLFIVNNIVIPAGFLKSYSVYAGVFDANIQWWYGHNAVAFVLTTPFLGLMYYYLPKHIKQPIYSHRLSIIHFWSLIFIYIWAGPHHLLYSPIPEWLQTTGMVFSIMLWMPSWGGMLNGFLTLTQAKDKIKVDATLKMMLAAVTFYGMSTFEGPLLSIRAVSALGHNTDWIIGHVHSGTLGWVGFMSAAALYYLVPRLWNANLYSEKLANAHFWLGTLGILLYIISMWVSGITEGSMWRAVGENGELVYKDWVEIVEFLKPFRLFRAIGGTLYLTGIILMVYNFIKTIQNKDSGFVEQDLRIGVKS; the protein is encoded by the coding sequence TTGGCTACGGAAAAAACTCAATATGACGATTTTATCGTAAAAGGGTTTATCATTTCAGCGTTAGTCTGGGGCGTTGCATCAATGACATTTGGTGTCATAATTGCCTTCCAACTTGTGTATCCACAGCTGAATTTGGAATTACCTTGGACGAGCTTCGGAAGGTTACGACCACTACATACCAATGCTGCCATTTTTGGTTTTGCATTGAGCGTAATCTTCGCCACTGCTTATCATACAGTACAAAGACTTTGTCGCACAAGAATGTGGAACGACACTCTTTCCAAACTGCATTTGGCATTATACAATCTATCAATTGTTTTAGCTGCGATCACATTACCACTCGGTTACAGCCAATCAAAAGAATATGCTGAATTAGAATGGCCTATCGACTTACTCATAGTTGTATGGTATGTAATCTTTTTTGCAAACTACCTCATGACGGTACTCAAACGAAAAGAAGAACAAATGTATGTTGCCATTTGGTTTTACATTGCTTCCTTCGTAACAGTTCCCCTACTTTTCATTGTGAATAACATCGTAATCCCTGCTGGATTCTTAAAATCGTATTCGGTTTATGCAGGAGTATTTGATGCCAATATCCAATGGTGGTATGGTCACAATGCGGTGGCATTTGTTCTTACTACTCCATTTTTGGGACTTATGTACTACTACCTCCCAAAACACATCAAACAACCAATTTACTCACATAGACTCTCCATCATTCACTTCTGGTCCCTCATCTTTATCTACATTTGGGCAGGTCCTCACCACTTATTGTATTCACCAATCCCTGAGTGGTTACAAACAACTGGTATGGTATTTTCCATCATGTTATGGATGCCATCTTGGGGTGGTATGTTAAATGGATTTTTAACCCTCACGCAAGCCAAAGACAAAATCAAAGTGGATGCAACCCTCAAAATGATGTTAGCTGCCGTTACATTTTACGGTATGTCAACCTTTGAAGGTCCTCTTCTTTCGATCCGTGCGGTTTCTGCATTAGGTCACAACACAGACTGGATCATTGGTCACGTTCACTCTGGAACTTTAGGATGGGTTGGATTTATGTCTGCCGCTGCTTTGTATTACTTAGTTCCTAGACTTTGGAATGCAAACCTCTATAGTGAAAAATTGGCGAATGCACATTTTTGGCTCGGAACTCTTGGGATCCTACTCTACATCATTTCCATGTGGGTATCTGGTATTACAGAAGGATCTATGTGGAGAGCTGTTGGTGAAAACGGTGAACTCGTTTACAAAGATTGGGTCGAGATCGTTGAGTTCTTAAAACCATTCCGTTTGTTCCGTGCGATTGGAGGAACACTCTACCTAACAGGGATTATCCTTATGGTGTATAACTTTATCAAAACCATTCAAAACAAAGACAGTGGTTTTGTGGAACAAGACTTACGTATAGGAGTGAAATCATAA
- the ccoO gene encoding cytochrome-c oxidase, cbb3-type subunit II yields MFGFNKFLDWFSEIADRWDTKGVKFTIYTTIAVVIGGLFELIPPFFLTKTVTPISTVKPYSALELAGRDTYQREGCIGCHTQMVRPFKWEVDRFDPTKSYGRNGYSKGGEFVYDHPFLWGSKRTGPDLAHESQMLRSNEWHKNHLINPRTVGGVPNSIMPAYPWLFEESHKVDVEQVVANMKALRSIGVPYTEEDLANAPSLLKDKTEGDALVAYLQKLGRDSAELQKGMK; encoded by the coding sequence ATGTTTGGTTTTAACAAATTCTTAGATTGGTTTTCAGAAATTGCTGACCGTTGGGATACAAAAGGTGTCAAGTTTACTATTTATACAACCATTGCGGTTGTGATTGGTGGACTTTTTGAGCTCATCCCGCCGTTTTTCCTAACCAAAACGGTCACTCCAATATCCACTGTAAAACCATATTCAGCATTGGAGTTGGCAGGTCGTGATACCTACCAAAGAGAAGGTTGTATTGGTTGTCATACACAAATGGTTCGTCCTTTTAAATGGGAAGTGGATCGTTTTGACCCAACTAAATCTTACGGAAGAAATGGTTATTCCAAGGGTGGGGAGTTTGTTTACGACCATCCATTCCTTTGGGGTTCAAAACGTACGGGACCTGACTTAGCACACGAGTCACAAATGTTACGATCAAATGAGTGGCATAAAAACCACCTCATCAACCCTAGAACCGTAGGTGGTGTACCAAACTCCATTATGCCAGCCTATCCATGGTTATTCGAAGAGTCACACAAAGTAGATGTCGAACAAGTGGTTGCGAACATGAAAGCACTACGATCCATCGGTGTACCTTACACAGAAGAAGATTTGGCAAATGCTCCATCACTTCTCAAAGATAAAACTGAGGGAGATGCACTTGTTGCTTATTTGCAAAAACTGGGACGTGACTCTGCGGAGTTACAAAAAGGGATGAAGTAA
- a CDS encoding CcoQ/FixQ family Cbb3-type cytochrome c oxidase assembly chaperone, with protein sequence MNDADLLLIYKSLRLPILVIAIAYITYYVYKKRSKEEMEKPKYRMLEED encoded by the coding sequence ATGAATGACGCCGACCTTCTCTTAATTTACAAAAGTTTGCGATTGCCGATCCTTGTGATCGCAATTGCATACATCACCTACTACGTTTATAAAAAACGCAGTAAAGAAGAAATGGAAAAACCCAAGTATCGAATGCTTGAGGAGGATTAA
- a CDS encoding c-type cytochrome, producing MKEPKEVDGIFQADNPMPPWWKLVWLISIIVSIGYVVYFHWYSDWPQDVAFEKEVAEHETKFPTKQVVVANPEDGSNPYRDDAVAIKEGESTYKQICSACHGPTAEGAVGPSLVDKDWIHGNTDKEVFNNIMKGIGPDRQKLNRGGMPAWEGLGAEKVYAVMAWLATKNSSLVKAK from the coding sequence ATGAAAGAACCAAAAGAAGTAGACGGAATCTTCCAAGCCGACAATCCAATGCCACCTTGGTGGAAATTAGTATGGCTCATCAGTATCATCGTATCCATCGGTTATGTTGTATACTTTCACTGGTACTCAGATTGGCCACAAGATGTTGCTTTCGAAAAAGAAGTAGCTGAACACGAAACAAAGTTTCCAACAAAACAAGTTGTTGTAGCAAATCCTGAAGATGGCTCAAATCCATACCGTGATGATGCTGTTGCGATTAAAGAAGGTGAGAGCACTTACAAACAAATTTGCTCAGCTTGCCACGGCCCAACTGCAGAAGGTGCAGTAGGACCAAGTTTGGTTGATAAAGATTGGATTCATGGAAACACTGATAAAGAAGTGTTTAACAACATCATGAAAGGAATCGGACCAGATAGACAAAAACTCAACCGAGGTGGTATGCCAGCTTGGGAAGGTTTAGGTGCTGAGAAGGTATATGCTGTAATGGCATGGCTTGCAACAAAGAACAGTAGTTTGGTAAAGGCAAAATAA
- the ccoG gene encoding cytochrome c oxidase accessory protein CcoG produces the protein MIISRPQSGKVRTRRNIVMSFLVGLFLVAPWVVLPEGSPLIRLDIPKRMFHLFGGLFIPQEGLILWFFLLTMGLSLFFFTSVIGRVWCGWGCPQTIYTDLFDRIGRFVLDSKYGKKDASIIGKYTVYFLWIVVSFIASFHWIAYFVSPYEMLADYKSFSAFSETYFYFTLFFTAAMFIDIGFIREQFCRYACPYARFQTLLMDEHSWNVTYDFKRGEPRRDGKTKIGDCIACNMCVVVCPTGIDIRDGLQVGCVACGKCVDACTSIMAKENKKTLIGYFSLKQIETGDKIKWVRPRTVVYAILLGVVLTGASIQLLTRIPMSMIAASNKSMPPILIPDNKIRAFIALRIQNIAPVEKEFQLTAFDTRHGKEILIRSGEENNQFTLGSGEIKSISVVLETQTLSEQELNEGYLPGSIVLKNTQDPDEKLEKKLSLSLPRK, from the coding sequence ATGATCATATCAAGACCCCAATCAGGAAAAGTAAGGACACGTAGAAATATCGTTATGAGTTTTCTCGTGGGATTATTTTTAGTCGCACCTTGGGTGGTGTTACCAGAAGGTAGTCCACTCATCCGACTGGACATCCCGAAGAGGATGTTTCACTTGTTTGGTGGTCTTTTTATTCCACAAGAAGGACTGATCTTATGGTTTTTCCTTCTCACAATGGGATTGTCACTTTTCTTTTTTACATCCGTCATTGGACGTGTCTGGTGCGGATGGGGTTGCCCCCAAACCATTTATACCGACTTATTCGACCGAATTGGTCGGTTTGTTTTAGATTCTAAATATGGGAAAAAAGACGCATCCATTATAGGAAAATACACTGTGTATTTTTTATGGATCGTAGTTTCATTTATTGCTTCTTTTCACTGGATCGCATACTTTGTTAGCCCCTATGAAATGTTAGCTGACTACAAGAGTTTCTCAGCATTTTCCGAAACATATTTTTATTTTACCTTATTTTTTACTGCAGCGATGTTCATTGATATCGGGTTTATCAGAGAACAATTTTGTCGATATGCTTGCCCTTATGCAAGATTCCAAACCCTTCTCATGGATGAACATTCCTGGAATGTAACTTACGATTTCAAACGTGGTGAACCTCGTCGTGATGGAAAAACCAAAATCGGTGACTGCATTGCTTGTAATATGTGTGTGGTAGTTTGCCCAACAGGAATTGATATCCGTGATGGCTTACAAGTAGGTTGTGTTGCCTGTGGGAAATGTGTGGATGCTTGCACTTCTATCATGGCAAAAGAAAACAAAAAAACCTTAATCGGTTATTTTTCTCTCAAACAAATTGAAACTGGTGATAAAATCAAATGGGTTCGACCAAGAACCGTGGTCTATGCAATTTTATTAGGTGTGGTTCTCACAGGGGCAAGTATCCAACTGCTCACAAGAATTCCGATGTCAATGATTGCTGCTTCCAATAAATCAATGCCCCCTATCCTCATTCCAGATAATAAAATTAGAGCCTTCATAGCACTTAGAATTCAAAACATTGCTCCAGTCGAAAAAGAATTCCAACTCACTGCTTTTGATACAAGGCATGGAAAGGAGATACTGATTCGATCAGGTGAAGAAAACAATCAATTCACATTAGGTTCAGGAGAAATCAAAAGCATATCTGTTGTGTTGGAAACGCAAACCCTCTCCGAACAGGAATTAAACGAAGGATATTTACCTGGTTCCATCGTTTTAAAAAACACACAAGATCCAGATGAAAAACTAGAGAAAAAACTATCACTGTCTCTACCGAGGAAATAA
- a CDS encoding FixH family protein: protein MFKDLHPSLRNAMYVVLFSFTGLVAATFYTIRLTYKHFEPVMDKNYYEIGLNYEKAIENQKELIKQGYKLSTNWDKTTILPLGDLELTVTLNQNESFVKADSMYVILERNATTKNTTRYDLKPSDLTFTGKIPLKESGTWNMRLIANISGKSFEREGKIIVK from the coding sequence ATGTTCAAAGACTTACACCCTAGTTTACGCAATGCAATGTATGTAGTATTGTTTAGTTTTACTGGCCTCGTGGCAGCAACATTTTATACGATACGCCTTACTTACAAACATTTTGAACCAGTCATGGACAAAAACTATTATGAAATCGGTTTGAATTATGAAAAGGCGATCGAGAATCAAAAAGAATTGATCAAACAAGGTTACAAATTATCTACCAATTGGGACAAAACAACAATTCTTCCTCTAGGTGATTTAGAATTAACAGTGACTTTAAATCAAAACGAATCATTTGTGAAAGCAGATTCAATGTATGTCATACTAGAACGAAATGCAACTACCAAAAACACAACTCGATATGATTTAAAACCATCTGATCTCACTTTCACTGGGAAAATTCCATTAAAAGAATCGGGCACTTGGAACATGAGGCTGATTGCAAACATTAGCGGGAAATCCTTTGAACGAGAAGGTAAAATCATAGTTAAATGA
- a CDS encoding heavy metal translocating P-type ATPase, with translation MKETTSQNTTTECDHCGNPIRLVRIESKLGDETKVFCCEGCETVYSIIHSLGGSYYYSLKGNTKLSPVEIEENETEVENELVYQKFVRPSGEFSEVSIQITNIHCSACVWINEKVLNEEEGILSAQINFASGRARIRFDKSKIKISRILSLIRAIGYKPILFSPTEGNLQKSKQLKNLLLRIGVAGFCFGNIMILSVALYSGYFTGIDLNLKRMFHYASWVFATPAYLYSGFPFMSGFLTSIRRRTLSMDFLLFLGISMAYFYSVFVTLTDKGEVYFDSVAMIYFFILIGKYFEEKARVFASDKLESILCKLPETSVRISENIETTIPSSEIKLGDKIQVAPGKRIPVDAILLSKETYVDESFLTGESVPIRKQTGDSILAGSLTMDNPALILANSDYHASTLSSLKLRLEEALHLKPKIQILTERIASYFISVVFLLAFICFGVWMFVTNGNLEQSLVTTISVLIVACPCALGISVPTALVTNHILNAEKGVLLKNPSVVESLAKANTIYLDKTGTLTEGKFLVRLVTVSEDHLPFVYRIEKEINHPLAKSLVKYLSPFHLVKEKAKEMDLVQLQNLPGQGVKGTILWLGKEHSVLIGNQTLLKDQNITIDSHAEKEGSIIYVAIDGNMLGQFVLADEVRQGAHSFVTLLKQMIPKIAILSGDRFLAVKSIANTLGIQQFYSDLSPEEKANIIQDSQNKGNVVIMVGDGINDSLSLARANVSISHTEAEDMSLEKSDVVLTSGNLNGLIHSLLSAKKTKEVILQNIIISFCYNSIMLPLAMFGLMLPVICAVFMACSSLTVLINSLSIRIRIPKWKPSI, from the coding sequence ATGAAAGAGACAACATCACAAAACACAACAACAGAATGTGACCACTGCGGGAATCCCATTCGATTGGTTCGTATCGAATCCAAATTGGGAGACGAAACAAAGGTTTTCTGTTGTGAAGGTTGTGAAACTGTTTATTCCATAATCCATTCATTGGGTGGAAGTTATTATTATAGCCTAAAAGGAAATACAAAACTCAGCCCCGTTGAAATCGAAGAAAATGAAACAGAGGTTGAGAATGAATTGGTATACCAAAAGTTCGTAAGGCCTTCAGGAGAATTTTCAGAAGTTTCAATCCAAATCACGAACATCCATTGTTCTGCCTGCGTTTGGATCAATGAAAAAGTTTTGAATGAAGAAGAAGGAATCCTTTCTGCTCAAATCAACTTTGCATCTGGACGTGCAAGAATCCGATTTGATAAATCTAAGATTAAAATTTCACGTATCCTATCTCTAATTCGTGCCATTGGATATAAACCAATTTTGTTTTCCCCTACTGAAGGGAATTTACAAAAGTCAAAACAACTTAAGAACTTATTACTTCGAATTGGCGTAGCCGGATTTTGTTTTGGGAATATCATGATTCTCAGTGTTGCATTGTATTCTGGATACTTCACTGGAATTGATCTCAATCTCAAACGTATGTTTCACTATGCCTCTTGGGTTTTTGCAACTCCTGCTTATTTGTATTCAGGGTTTCCTTTTATGTCGGGGTTTTTAACAAGCATTAGAAGGCGAACTCTCTCCATGGACTTCCTTTTATTTTTAGGAATTTCGATGGCTTATTTTTATTCTGTTTTTGTCACCTTAACCGATAAGGGAGAAGTGTATTTCGATTCCGTTGCGATGATTTATTTCTTTATTTTAATAGGGAAATACTTTGAAGAAAAGGCAAGGGTATTTGCTTCTGATAAATTAGAATCCATTCTTTGTAAACTTCCAGAAACTTCAGTTCGTATCAGTGAAAATATTGAAACTACAATCCCTAGTAGCGAAATTAAGTTAGGTGATAAAATCCAAGTTGCTCCAGGTAAACGTATCCCTGTCGATGCAATTTTATTGTCGAAGGAAACCTATGTTGATGAATCGTTTTTAACAGGGGAATCTGTTCCGATTCGAAAACAAACAGGAGATTCCATTCTTGCTGGTTCCCTCACAATGGACAATCCAGCTCTTATCCTCGCCAATTCTGATTACCATGCATCTACATTGTCTTCGCTGAAACTCCGTTTAGAGGAAGCATTGCACTTAAAACCAAAAATCCAAATCCTAACGGAAAGAATTGCCTCTTATTTTATTTCTGTCGTTTTCCTATTGGCATTTATTTGTTTTGGAGTCTGGATGTTTGTCACGAATGGTAATCTAGAACAGAGTTTGGTCACTACAATTTCTGTTCTGATTGTTGCCTGCCCATGTGCCTTAGGAATTTCAGTTCCCACTGCCCTTGTCACAAATCATATTCTAAATGCAGAAAAAGGTGTACTTTTAAAAAATCCGTCTGTTGTGGAATCTTTAGCAAAGGCAAATACAATCTATTTGGACAAAACAGGGACACTCACGGAAGGGAAATTCCTTGTTCGTTTGGTGACAGTTTCAGAAGATCACCTACCATTTGTTTATCGAATCGAAAAGGAAATTAACCATCCCTTAGCCAAATCTCTCGTAAAGTATCTTTCCCCTTTCCATTTGGTGAAGGAAAAAGCAAAAGAAATGGATCTTGTCCAATTACAGAATCTCCCAGGACAAGGTGTCAAAGGAACTATCCTTTGGTTGGGGAAAGAACATTCGGTTCTTATTGGAAACCAAACTCTTTTAAAAGACCAAAATATAACCATAGATTCCCATGCTGAAAAAGAAGGATCGATCATCTACGTTGCCATTGATGGTAACATGTTAGGACAATTTGTTCTAGCAGATGAAGTAAGACAAGGTGCTCATTCATTTGTGACCTTACTGAAACAAATGATTCCAAAAATAGCCATCCTTTCTGGGGATCGTTTCCTGGCAGTAAAGTCCATAGCAAATACATTGGGGATCCAACAGTTTTATTCAGACCTTTCTCCCGAAGAAAAAGCTAATATCATCCAAGATTCACAAAACAAAGGCAATGTGGTCATTATGGTGGGTGATGGAATCAACGACAGTTTGTCTTTGGCTAGAGCAAATGTTTCCATTTCTCATACGGAAGCTGAAGATATGTCACTCGAAAAATCAGATGTTGTACTAACTTCTGGAAATTTAAACGGACTCATTCATTCCTTACTTTCAGCCAAAAAAACAAAGGAAGTCATATTGCAGAACATTATCATTTCTTTCTGTTACAATTCGATTATGTTACCACTTGCCATGTTTGGTTTGATGTTACCCGTAATCTGTGCAGTATTTATGGCTTGTTCTAGTTTGACAGTTCTCATCAATTCGTTATCAATACGGATAAGGATCCCCAAATGGAAGCCCTCTATTTAA
- a CDS encoding cbb3-type cytochrome oxidase assembly protein encodes MEALYLTIPMAMCIAGFFLYVFVLAFRKGQFEDIESPKYRMFFEEEYSVQSKVEPTSTKTEDKKNGPTDKP; translated from the coding sequence ATGGAAGCCCTCTATTTAACCATTCCCATGGCAATGTGTATTGCTGGTTTCTTTTTATATGTATTTGTTTTGGCATTTCGAAAAGGCCAATTCGAAGACATTGAGTCACCCAAATATAGAATGTTCTTTGAAGAAGAGTATTCTGTTCAATCAAAAGTGGAACCTACTTCAACAAAAACAGAAGACAAAAAAAATGGACCAACTGACAAACCTTAG
- a CDS encoding sulfite exporter TauE/SafE family protein — MDQLTNLSFFVSIIIYGLLSSFHCALMCGPFISLLQTSNPSKQIPVILYHLGRMVSYSFLGIVLGLIGKGANALGELKSIQSIAGTFTFVLLLFFLIRMLILPTNSKFGTLPKGISNVLQKIREKTNLNGLGFGIGILSALLPCGVLYPAYAASFATGSAVTGGLVMFCFYLGTIPMLTGLSVVMGKIRKYIQPKWIPVFGTVIILTSLGFLLFRLFFHAHSESCDHLI; from the coding sequence ATGGACCAACTGACAAACCTTAGTTTTTTTGTTTCTATCATTATCTATGGTTTACTCAGTAGTTTTCACTGTGCCTTGATGTGTGGACCGTTTATTTCTCTCCTGCAAACATCGAATCCATCTAAACAAATACCCGTGATTCTCTATCATTTAGGCCGGATGGTATCGTATTCTTTTTTAGGAATCGTGTTAGGATTGATTGGCAAAGGAGCAAACGCATTAGGAGAACTCAAGTCCATCCAAAGTATTGCAGGAACATTTACCTTTGTCCTATTACTCTTTTTTTTAATTCGGATGCTTATCCTACCTACAAATTCTAAATTTGGAACCTTGCCAAAAGGGATTTCCAATGTACTACAAAAAATCCGTGAAAAAACAAATCTGAATGGTTTAGGGTTTGGAATTGGAATTCTCAGTGCTCTCCTACCCTGTGGTGTTTTATACCCAGCATATGCCGCATCGTTTGCAACTGGAAGTGCAGTTACAGGGGGGCTTGTGATGTTTTGTTTTTATCTAGGCACAATCCCAATGCTAACAGGCTTAAGTGTTGTTATGGGGAAAATTCGAAAATACATTCAACCCAAGTGGATTCCAGTTTTTGGCACTGTGATCATTCTCACTTCACTTGGGTTTTTACTCTTCCGATTGTTCTTTCATGCCCACTCGGAGTCTTGTGATCATTTGATCTAA